In Desulfoplanes formicivorans, a single genomic region encodes these proteins:
- a CDS encoding response regulator, protein MNPKILFVDTDRSFLAHLSSRLRQHDIHVVEQLGVNGVKEQLQTHPIGIVLIDMERIKGEGIMLIKSIKTSFPRTEIILLTNPEQISLSIEAMKLGPFEEIYLPLDIRALVKTIRKAHKRWEDTSRHADI, encoded by the coding sequence ATGAATCCGAAAATCCTTTTTGTGGACACGGACCGATCCTTTTTGGCCCATCTTTCATCCAGGCTTCGTCAGCATGATATCCACGTTGTCGAACAGCTCGGTGTCAACGGGGTCAAAGAACAACTCCAGACCCATCCCATCGGGATTGTGCTCATCGACATGGAGAGAATCAAGGGTGAGGGGATCATGCTTATTAAATCCATCAAAACATCTTTTCCCCGCACGGAAATCATATTATTGACCAATCCCGAACAGATCTCCCTTTCCATAGAAGCCATGAAACTCGGCCCCTTTGAGGAGATCTATCTCCCCCTGGACATCCGGGCCCTGGTCAAAACCATCAGAAAGGCTCATAAACGGTGGGAGGACACATCTCGCCATGCTGATATATGA
- a CDS encoding ATP-binding protein — MKCKRCKAPAVVALPSHNTAFCKECYLIFFARQVERAIHTQKMFSKDDRLLVAISGGKDSLAISWQLKQFGYNVTGLHLDLGIGESSLVARTISERFCNQFDIPLEVVEFASEGLAIPAVRDTVKRPICSVCGQLKRHFFNKMAVEGGYTVLITGHNMDDEVARLFSNVMAWDATYLAGQGPVLPGEHGFVRKVKPLYTLSEFETANLCFLAGIEYGYHPCPYSKKASFTIYKNLLNQLEEIQPGRKRSFYQKFLEHGRPHFQHTEDKTTVLHPCPQCGFPTSSCNDEPCGACRIREYMRQTK; from the coding sequence ATGAAATGCAAGCGCTGCAAAGCACCTGCGGTCGTGGCCCTGCCCAGTCACAATACGGCTTTTTGCAAGGAATGCTATCTGATTTTCTTTGCCCGTCAGGTGGAACGGGCCATTCATACCCAGAAAATGTTTTCCAAGGACGACCGATTGCTCGTTGCCATCAGTGGTGGCAAGGACTCCCTGGCCATTTCCTGGCAGCTCAAGCAGTTCGGGTACAATGTTACCGGCCTGCACCTTGATCTCGGCATCGGGGAATCGTCCCTGGTCGCCCGGACCATTTCCGAAAGATTTTGCAACCAGTTCGACATCCCCCTTGAAGTCGTGGAGTTCGCTTCCGAAGGGTTGGCCATTCCGGCTGTCAGAGACACGGTCAAACGACCCATCTGCTCGGTCTGCGGTCAGCTCAAACGCCATTTTTTCAACAAAATGGCTGTTGAAGGCGGATACACCGTACTCATCACCGGCCACAACATGGACGATGAGGTTGCTCGGCTGTTCTCCAATGTCATGGCTTGGGATGCAACCTACCTGGCAGGCCAGGGCCCGGTTTTGCCGGGAGAACACGGCTTTGTCAGAAAGGTCAAACCCCTGTACACCTTGTCGGAATTCGAGACCGCCAATCTCTGTTTTTTGGCCGGTATCGAATACGGATATCATCCCTGCCCGTACAGCAAAAAAGCCAGCTTCACCATCTACAAGAATCTTCTGAACCAGCTCGAAGAAATCCAACCCGGCCGCAAACGCAGTTTCTACCAAAAATTTCTGGAACACGGTCGACCGCATTTCCAGCATACCGAGGACAAGACCACTGTGCTGCATCCCTGCCCCCAATGTGGCTTTCCCACTTCGTCGTGCAATGACGAGCCCTGCGGTGCCTGCCGTATTCGGGAGTACATGCGTCAAACCAAGTGA
- a CDS encoding response regulator, with amino-acid sequence MDNQKVLVVDDEPHIRLLYQEELEGAGYAVAVSDGSDQIVPLIKKEKPDVVVLDIKLGPERSGLDLLQEIRRENQDIPVILCTAYDSFQQDFKSIAADYYVVKSVDSTELLTKIGLAMKKAAKK; translated from the coding sequence ATGGACAATCAGAAAGTGCTTGTTGTGGACGATGAACCTCACATTCGGCTGCTTTACCAGGAAGAACTCGAAGGTGCAGGATACGCTGTGGCAGTTTCCGATGGGAGCGATCAAATCGTTCCGTTGATCAAGAAGGAAAAACCAGATGTCGTGGTTTTGGACATCAAATTGGGCCCGGAGCGGTCAGGTCTGGATCTTCTTCAGGAAATTCGCAGGGAAAATCAGGATATCCCGGTCATTTTGTGTACGGCCTACGACAGTTTTCAGCAGGATTTCAAATCCATTGCCGCGGATTATTACGTGGTCAAGTCCGTGGATTCCACCGAGCTGCTGACCAAGATCGGTCTGGCCATGAAAAAGGCGGCCAAAAAATAA
- a CDS encoding ABC transporter ATP-binding protein — protein MSKLLEVKNLVVKFGLRFGDLTALNDISFSLGRGERMGLVGESGAGKSVAGFSIINLISQPGFIDSGEIFFEGEEISHYPLEKMRDLRGNRISMIFQDPMMTLNPVLTIGTQMVETILAHKHMSRKEAEAIAIEKLSNVYIPSPEKRLGQYPHEMSGGMRQRIVIAIALLTNPSLIIADEPTTALDVTIQAEIMDLLLELCDTKKMGLILITHDLGVVSQVTQKVAVMYAGRIVEKGLTEDIVRNPRHPYTQGLISALPQSKQRGNRLNQIPGMMPNLTSIPKGCAFNPRCPLCEDICRQREPELHACSGGRGMVACHLVKEE, from the coding sequence ATGTCCAAACTTCTTGAAGTCAAAAATCTGGTGGTCAAATTCGGTCTCCGTTTCGGTGACCTGACAGCCCTCAACGATATTTCCTTTTCCCTGGGTCGGGGCGAACGCATGGGGCTGGTGGGAGAATCCGGAGCAGGCAAGTCCGTGGCCGGGTTTTCCATCATCAACTTGATCAGCCAGCCCGGATTTATCGACTCCGGCGAAATATTCTTCGAGGGTGAGGAAATCAGCCACTATCCCCTGGAAAAAATGCGTGATCTGCGCGGCAACCGGATCAGCATGATCTTCCAGGACCCCATGATGACCCTCAACCCTGTCTTGACCATCGGCACCCAGATGGTGGAAACTATTCTGGCCCACAAGCATATGTCCCGGAAAGAAGCCGAGGCCATTGCCATTGAAAAGCTGAGCAATGTCTACATCCCTTCACCCGAAAAACGCCTTGGCCAGTATCCCCACGAAATGTCCGGTGGCATGCGCCAAAGAATCGTCATTGCCATTGCCCTGTTGACCAACCCGAGTCTGATCATCGCCGACGAGCCCACCACGGCCCTGGATGTAACCATCCAGGCCGAAATCATGGACCTTTTGCTTGAACTTTGTGACACCAAAAAGATGGGGCTCATCCTGATCACCCACGATCTGGGCGTGGTCTCCCAGGTAACCCAGAAGGTGGCGGTCATGTATGCGGGAAGAATCGTGGAAAAGGGGTTGACCGAAGACATTGTCCGCAATCCCAGACATCCATACACCCAGGGCCTGATCAGCGCCCTGCCCCAGAGCAAGCAACGGGGCAACCGCCTCAATCAGATTCCGGGGATGATGCCCAACTTGACCTCCATTCCCAAGGGATGCGCCTTCAACCCGCGATGTCCTTTGTGTGAGGATATCTGCAGGCAACGCGAGCCGGAACTTCATGCCTGTTCCGGTGGCAGGGGCATGGTGGCATGTCATCTGGTCAAAGAAGAATAA
- a CDS encoding ABC transporter permease: MGRLKQFKESYFLYSFLHDKVAIVSLVVLLVLLVMGIGAPFFAPHDPYDTTTIDILDAEIPPVWLEGGNPAYTLGTDDQGRDLYSTMLYGMRISLFIGIGAVGMQAVLGIILGLMAGYFGGKIESLLMRMADVQLSFSTMMVAIFLSAIFQAAFGVARFEEMAVPFLIMVIGLAEWPQYARTVRASVLAEKKKEYVEAARVIGFSPRRIMWRHILPNTLSPILVISTVQVANAVMSEAALSFLGLGMPVTKPSLGSLINSGFEYIFSGSWWITLFPGFLLVLLILVINLLGDWLRDVLNPKLYKG, encoded by the coding sequence ATGGGACGCCTCAAACAATTCAAAGAATCATATTTTCTCTACAGTTTTTTGCACGACAAGGTGGCCATCGTCAGTCTGGTCGTTTTGCTCGTCCTTTTGGTCATGGGCATAGGGGCCCCGTTTTTTGCACCGCATGATCCCTATGACACCACAACCATCGACATTCTGGATGCCGAAATCCCGCCGGTATGGCTCGAAGGCGGCAACCCCGCCTATACCTTGGGTACCGACGATCAGGGCCGTGATCTGTACAGCACCATGCTCTACGGTATGCGCATTTCCCTGTTCATCGGCATTGGCGCCGTGGGTATGCAGGCTGTACTGGGCATCATCCTGGGGCTCATGGCAGGATATTTCGGCGGCAAGATCGAATCTCTGCTCATGCGCATGGCCGATGTTCAGCTGTCCTTTTCCACCATGATGGTGGCCATCTTTTTGAGTGCCATTTTCCAGGCTGCCTTTGGGGTGGCCCGATTCGAGGAAATGGCCGTCCCCTTCCTGATCATGGTCATCGGACTTGCCGAATGGCCCCAATACGCCCGTACGGTCCGTGCCTCGGTTCTTGCGGAAAAGAAAAAGGAATACGTGGAAGCGGCCAGGGTCATCGGGTTTTCCCCCAGAAGGATCATGTGGCGGCACATCCTGCCCAACACCCTTTCCCCCATTCTGGTTATCTCCACGGTTCAGGTGGCCAATGCGGTCATGAGCGAAGCAGCCCTGTCCTTTCTAGGCCTTGGCATGCCCGTGACCAAACCATCCCTGGGCTCCCTGATCAATTCGGGATTCGAATACATCTTTTCGGGCTCCTGGTGGATCACCCTTTTCCCGGGCTTTCTCCTTGTTTTGCTCATTCTGGTCATCAATCTTCTGGGCGACTGGCTCAGGGACGTGCTCAACCCCAAACTGTACAAGGGATAA
- a CDS encoding ABC transporter permease, which translates to MFAFIVRRILQAVVVMLIISVIGFAIKQNVGDPVRQLTGISVSKAEREALRDQLGLNDPFLVQYGRFLVNAAKGDIGQSYFYKKPAMEVILKKAPATLELVLCSSILIVLVSIPVGIYSAIYPKRLFSRFAMSGSIVGVSFPVFLTAILLVYIFAIKWGVLPSYGRGETVNIGGWWDTGLLTLDGLKHLILPTISLSSIMLPLFIRLIRSEMMEVLQTDYIKFAWAKGLHRWRIWFVHAFKNTLLPVITVGGVQLGMMIAYTILTETVFQWQGMGFMFLEAVERSDTSLLVAYLIFVGAIFVCVNTVIDIIYGLVNPMVRITGRS; encoded by the coding sequence ATGTTTGCCTTCATAGTCCGACGCATCCTTCAGGCCGTGGTCGTCATGCTGATTATCAGCGTGATCGGTTTTGCCATCAAGCAGAACGTGGGTGACCCGGTACGCCAGCTTACCGGCATTTCCGTTTCCAAGGCTGAACGCGAAGCCCTGCGAGACCAGCTTGGTTTGAATGACCCCTTTCTCGTCCAGTATGGCCGATTCCTGGTCAATGCGGCCAAGGGAGATATCGGCCAATCCTATTTTTACAAGAAACCGGCCATGGAGGTCATCCTCAAAAAGGCCCCTGCAACCCTGGAACTGGTCTTGTGCAGTTCCATTCTCATCGTGCTGGTATCCATCCCGGTGGGCATCTATTCGGCCATCTATCCCAAACGTCTCTTTTCCCGATTTGCCATGAGCGGAAGCATTGTCGGGGTCTCCTTTCCCGTCTTTCTGACCGCCATCCTGCTTGTCTACATCTTTGCCATCAAATGGGGCGTGCTCCCCTCATACGGACGGGGTGAGACCGTGAACATCGGAGGATGGTGGGACACGGGCCTGCTCACCTTGGACGGGCTCAAACACCTGATCCTGCCGACTATTTCCCTGTCCTCCATCATGCTTCCCCTGTTCATTCGACTCATCCGCTCGGAGATGATGGAAGTCCTGCAGACCGATTACATCAAGTTTGCCTGGGCCAAGGGCCTTCACAGATGGCGGATCTGGTTCGTGCATGCATTCAAGAACACCCTGCTTCCGGTTATCACCGTGGGAGGAGTTCAGCTGGGCATGATGATCGCCTACACCATTCTCACGGAAACGGTTTTCCAGTGGCAAGGCATGGGCTTCATGTTTCTCGAGGCAGTGGAGCGTTCAGACACCTCACTGCTGGTAGCCTACCTCATCTTTGTGGGAGCCATTTTCGTGTGCGTGAACACGGTCATCGACATCATCTACGGCCTGGTCAATCCCATGGTCAGGATCACAGGAAGGTCATAA
- a CDS encoding ABC transporter substrate-binding protein, with translation MKRLSTLLLTAALVLSMGALFAGQAMAGKSIKVAFDADPVSLDPHVQLSGGMLQYSHMVFDPLIRWTQKMTFEGRLATKWERIDPLTVRFYLRKGVKFHSGNPFTAKDVAWTLDRLKKSQDFKALFDPFTKPVIVDDYTIDIKTTKPYPLLLNMCTYIFPMDSKFYTGTDDKGLPKDAIVKTQYSFANINESGTGKYQVTFREQGVKMIFTKFPEYWDQTGNVDEIILTPIKNDATRVAALLSGDVDFIMPVPPQDYARIKGNSDLKLVTMSGSRVITFQLNQKRRPEFRNKKVRQAMVYAVNNAGIVKKIMKGTASVAAQQAPEGFAGYKANLTPRYDLNKAKQLMQEAGYPNGFSCSMIAPNNRYVKDEQIAQAVAAMLSKIGIKVNLKTMPKAQYWDEFDAQVADIQMIGWHPDTEDSSNYTEFLLMCPNKETGFGQYNSGNYCNKQVDGLIMQAMTETDMAKRSALLQEVEQILYDDAAYIPLHWQNLSWASKKPLMIEPIVNAQNFPYFGDLVVK, from the coding sequence ATGAAAAGATTGTCAACCCTATTGCTAACCGCTGCCCTGGTGCTTTCCATGGGCGCACTCTTTGCCGGGCAGGCCATGGCCGGTAAATCCATCAAGGTGGCGTTTGACGCTGACCCCGTTTCCCTGGACCCCCATGTTCAGCTTTCCGGTGGCATGCTCCAGTATTCCCACATGGTCTTTGACCCATTGATCCGCTGGACCCAGAAGATGACCTTTGAAGGCCGTCTGGCCACCAAGTGGGAACGTATCGACCCATTGACCGTGCGCTTTTACCTGCGCAAGGGCGTCAAGTTCCACTCAGGCAATCCCTTCACGGCCAAGGATGTGGCCTGGACTCTGGATCGTCTGAAAAAAAGTCAGGATTTCAAAGCACTTTTCGATCCGTTCACCAAGCCGGTGATTGTTGACGACTACACCATCGACATCAAGACCACCAAGCCCTATCCCCTGCTCCTGAACATGTGCACCTATATCTTCCCCATGGACAGCAAGTTCTACACCGGCACGGATGACAAGGGGCTGCCCAAGGATGCCATCGTCAAGACTCAGTATTCCTTTGCCAATATCAACGAGTCCGGGACCGGCAAGTATCAGGTCACCTTTCGTGAACAGGGCGTGAAGATGATCTTCACCAAGTTCCCCGAGTACTGGGACCAGACGGGCAATGTGGATGAAATCATCCTGACCCCCATCAAGAATGACGCCACCCGTGTGGCCGCCCTTCTTTCCGGTGATGTGGATTTTATCATGCCTGTTCCTCCCCAGGATTACGCCCGCATCAAGGGCAACAGCGATCTCAAGCTGGTAACCATGTCCGGCAGCCGGGTCATCACCTTTCAGTTAAACCAGAAAAGACGGCCCGAATTCCGCAACAAGAAGGTCCGTCAGGCCATGGTTTACGCAGTCAACAACGCCGGTATCGTCAAGAAGATCATGAAGGGTACGGCTTCTGTTGCCGCACAGCAGGCCCCCGAAGGATTTGCCGGCTACAAGGCCAACCTGACCCCCCGCTACGACCTGAACAAGGCCAAGCAGCTCATGCAGGAAGCCGGATACCCCAACGGATTTTCCTGCTCCATGATCGCCCCCAACAACCGGTACGTCAAAGACGAACAGATCGCCCAGGCTGTTGCGGCCATGCTCTCCAAGATCGGCATCAAGGTGAATCTGAAGACCATGCCCAAGGCCCAGTACTGGGATGAATTCGACGCCCAGGTTGCCGACATCCAGATGATCGGTTGGCATCCCGACACCGAGGATTCCTCCAACTACACCGAATTCCTGCTCATGTGTCCCAACAAGGAAACCGGCTTTGGCCAGTACAACAGCGGCAACTACTGCAACAAGCAGGTTGACGGGCTGATCATGCAGGCCATGACCGAAACCGACATGGCCAAGCGAAGCGCCCTGCTCCAGGAAGTTGAACAGATTCTCTATGATGATGCAGCCTATATCCCCCTGCACTGGCAGAATCTTTCCTGGGCCTCCAAGAAGCCTCTGATGATCGAACCCATTGTCAATGCCCAGAACTTCCCCTACTTCGGGGACCTGGTCGTCAAATAA